A window of the Euzebya pacifica genome harbors these coding sequences:
- a CDS encoding cation:proton antiporter has product MLFDIAVILVAARLCGLAAKKVGQPAVVGEIIAGVLLGPSLLGPTLFGLDSPPEFLACGVSLTNAAGAAIEPASITSCLFPPQARAVLNGIGQLALLLFMFLVGLELDFRLLKGKAAQITTVAVGVVAVPVAIGFLISPILYNETFVFDVDTVSSTGFALFIGAFISITALPVMARILQEKGLSASPLAAIGVASAAVVTVLMFMLVAVAAGVSAGTSTGTLAGKIGLAVLYLVVMMVVVRPLLERYVGEPYEARAQKIGLINAKKTWSGVDEFAPAGAGEALSHGMFAWILILVFASGWVAHILGINVIVGGFMAGLVLPVRQGLIRDMTVELFDTVAVILLPIFLAFAGLNADFTKLSVDAIPGLLVFVVACIVAKWGGAAALGKVAGLSGRDSNLLGILMNCRGLLPLVVGLVGLQGQVISPVMNVAAVTMALITTAMTGPLFDRFNRVPSEEVAV; this is encoded by the coding sequence TTGTTGTTCGACATCGCGGTGATCCTGGTCGCTGCCCGGTTGTGTGGCCTCGCCGCGAAGAAGGTCGGACAACCGGCTGTGGTGGGCGAGATCATCGCTGGTGTCCTCCTCGGCCCCAGCCTGCTCGGCCCGACCCTGTTCGGGCTGGATTCGCCGCCGGAGTTCCTGGCCTGTGGGGTGTCGCTGACCAACGCGGCCGGCGCGGCCATCGAGCCCGCCTCGATCACCTCCTGCCTGTTCCCCCCGCAGGCCCGTGCGGTCCTCAACGGGATCGGCCAGCTCGCCCTCCTGCTGTTCATGTTCCTCGTCGGCCTGGAGCTGGACTTCCGACTGCTGAAGGGCAAGGCGGCCCAGATCACCACGGTCGCCGTCGGCGTGGTCGCCGTGCCCGTCGCCATCGGGTTCCTGATCAGCCCGATCCTGTACAACGAGACCTTCGTCTTCGACGTCGACACGGTGTCGAGCACCGGGTTCGCCCTCTTCATCGGGGCGTTCATCTCCATCACCGCGCTGCCGGTCATGGCGCGCATCCTCCAGGAGAAGGGCCTGTCGGCCAGCCCGTTGGCCGCCATCGGGGTGGCCTCGGCCGCCGTGGTCACCGTGCTGATGTTCATGCTCGTGGCCGTCGCCGCGGGGGTCTCGGCCGGAACGTCGACCGGCACGCTGGCGGGGAAGATCGGCCTGGCCGTCCTGTACCTGGTCGTGATGATGGTGGTCGTGCGGCCGCTGCTGGAGCGGTACGTCGGCGAACCGTACGAAGCACGCGCCCAGAAGATCGGCCTGATCAACGCCAAGAAGACGTGGTCGGGAGTGGACGAGTTCGCGCCGGCAGGTGCCGGGGAGGCCCTGTCCCACGGGATGTTCGCCTGGATCCTCATCCTCGTGTTCGCGTCCGGGTGGGTCGCCCACATCCTCGGCATCAACGTCATCGTCGGCGGGTTCATGGCCGGATTGGTCCTGCCGGTTCGCCAGGGGTTGATCCGTGACATGACGGTGGAGCTGTTCGACACCGTCGCGGTCATCCTCCTGCCGATCTTCCTCGCGTTCGCCGGCCTCAACGCCGACTTCACCAAGCTGAGCGTCGACGCCATCCCGGGCCTGCTGGTGTTCGTGGTGGCCTGCATCGTGGCCAAGTGGGGTGGGGCGGCGGCGCTCGGCAAGGTCGCCGGCCTGTCGGGACGTGACAGCAACCTCCTGGGGATCCTGATGAACTGCCGAGGCCTCCTGCCGCTGGTGGTGGGGCTGGTCGGACTGCAGGGACAGGTCATCAGCCCGGTCATGAACGTCGCCGCCGTCACGATGGCCCTGATCACCACCGCGATGACCGGTCCGCTGTTCGACCGCTTCAACCGCGTGCCGTCCGAGGAGGTCGCGGTCTGA
- a CDS encoding serine/threonine-protein kinase: MSLIAGYQTMEALGGGSHGQVHKAMPPERLGLGGAEPVALKVFDRATDHAEFERVVEEVKVYAAAASGCEQLAPMFDVGRHGERLYLAMAYYPMGSLASRRGEMNPIDVVKVMADAARGAHALHEAGMVHREIKPANVFLTGQSTGVLADLGLAHVVSPGQTVTGLGVSSLATMEPGLVRGETSARASDIWSLGATLHWGLTGHGVFANLPESNLIAALRHIMTATPDVQGDGLPEPVQAILRRCLAADRMERYSTAQELADDLDEVEGLVNA; the protein is encoded by the coding sequence ATGAGTCTTATCGCCGGATATCAGACGATGGAGGCGCTGGGTGGGGGCAGCCACGGGCAGGTCCACAAGGCGATGCCACCCGAGCGGCTGGGACTGGGCGGCGCCGAACCGGTGGCCCTGAAGGTCTTCGACCGCGCAACCGACCACGCCGAGTTCGAGCGCGTGGTCGAGGAGGTCAAGGTGTACGCCGCCGCCGCGTCGGGGTGCGAGCAGCTCGCACCCATGTTCGACGTCGGCCGTCACGGCGAACGGCTCTACCTCGCGATGGCCTACTACCCCATGGGATCGCTGGCCAGCCGGCGCGGCGAGATGAACCCCATCGACGTGGTCAAGGTCATGGCCGACGCCGCCCGCGGGGCCCACGCCCTGCACGAGGCCGGCATGGTCCACCGAGAGATCAAGCCCGCCAACGTCTTCCTCACCGGCCAGAGCACCGGCGTGCTGGCCGACCTCGGCCTGGCCCACGTGGTCTCGCCGGGCCAGACGGTGACGGGCCTCGGCGTGTCCTCGCTGGCCACCATGGAACCCGGCCTGGTCCGCGGTGAGACCTCGGCCCGGGCATCCGACATCTGGTCGCTCGGTGCCACGCTGCACTGGGGCCTGACCGGGCACGGGGTGTTCGCCAACCTGCCCGAGTCCAACCTGATCGCCGCCCTGCGGCACATCATGACGGCCACGCCCGACGTGCAGGGCGACGGCCTGCCCGAACCGGTGCAGGCGATACTCCGACGTTGTCTGGCCGCCGACCGGATGGAGCGGTACAGCACCGCCCAGGAACTGGCGGATGACCTCGACGAGGTGGAAGGACTGGTCAACGCATGA
- a CDS encoding FHA domain-containing protein, with protein sequence MSDEGVHVIIRQGNGIVARYGAGVMAILPGGSDGVQQDLLDAMREACEGQDLPGRQMARRLVGILSQAEPDDVPPFGACAPNERGWAVILHQGVALEVDQDGGRTRLSGFDASTWVDRIIDGGFASMTLLPDGEEVGEVDNRFRFQGGLVPGSGATLLLDGAEMSRPTVGARADQPAAEPAAQPAAQAAPAPAPAPAPAPVHPAPGPAPAPVQPMAAPVQQPAPVQQPTPVQQPVAAQPPAPAPAPAQPAAQAPAPAPAPTPVPDGMAHDDEPPTLIQAPNRDADGEPSAEQQELPEEDVPFESVSLMDIGAEAKREPLAVLSAETPKEEVEDDGAPLVLGVLSPAGYFNHPDALFCAVTGVSMLHRTHVLVQRPRPPLGVVVADDGSTFTLNSDYVVGREPERDPKVEADQARPLKLQDAERSLSRVHAEITLVDWDVFVVDRGSANGTYVLPRNGQQWKRLVADTPEKIAPGTRIAFGKRVMTFESHHQINQAAS encoded by the coding sequence ATGAGCGACGAAGGCGTGCACGTCATCATCCGGCAGGGCAACGGCATCGTGGCCCGCTACGGGGCGGGGGTCATGGCCATCCTCCCCGGGGGCAGCGACGGTGTGCAGCAGGACCTGCTGGATGCCATGCGCGAGGCCTGCGAAGGACAGGACCTGCCCGGCCGCCAGATGGCCCGACGGCTGGTCGGAATCCTCAGCCAGGCCGAGCCCGACGACGTTCCCCCCTTCGGTGCCTGTGCGCCGAACGAGCGGGGCTGGGCGGTCATCCTCCACCAGGGGGTCGCGCTGGAGGTCGACCAGGACGGCGGACGCACCCGCCTGTCCGGATTCGACGCCTCCACCTGGGTCGACCGGATCATCGATGGCGGCTTCGCCTCGATGACCCTGCTGCCCGACGGCGAGGAGGTCGGCGAGGTCGACAACCGCTTCCGCTTCCAGGGGGGCCTGGTCCCGGGCAGCGGTGCCACCCTGCTGCTGGACGGTGCCGAGATGTCGCGGCCCACGGTCGGGGCACGTGCGGACCAACCGGCTGCAGAGCCGGCCGCGCAACCTGCTGCCCAGGCCGCGCCAGCGCCAGCGCCCGCACCGGCACCGGCACCGGTCCACCCGGCCCCGGGCCCCGCCCCTGCACCCGTCCAGCCGATGGCTGCGCCCGTGCAGCAGCCCGCGCCCGTGCAGCAGCCGACCCCCGTGCAGCAGCCGGTCGCCGCGCAGCCGCCGGCCCCCGCGCCGGCGCCGGCCCAGCCGGCTGCGCAGGCCCCAGCGCCCGCACCGGCCCCGACGCCCGTACCCGACGGCATGGCCCACGACGACGAGCCGCCGACGCTGATCCAGGCGCCCAACCGCGATGCCGACGGTGAGCCCTCCGCCGAGCAGCAGGAGCTGCCCGAGGAGGACGTCCCGTTCGAGAGCGTGTCGTTGATGGACATCGGTGCCGAGGCCAAGCGCGAACCGCTTGCCGTGCTCAGCGCCGAGACCCCGAAGGAAGAGGTGGAGGACGACGGCGCGCCGCTGGTCCTCGGCGTGCTCTCCCCGGCCGGGTACTTCAACCACCCCGACGCGCTGTTCTGCGCGGTCACCGGCGTCTCGATGCTGCACCGGACCCACGTCCTGGTCCAGCGGCCCCGGCCGCCGCTCGGTGTGGTCGTCGCCGACGACGGGTCGACGTTCACCCTCAACAGCGACTACGTGGTCGGCCGCGAGCCGGAGCGGGATCCCAAGGTCGAGGCGGACCAGGCCCGCCCCCTGAAGCTGCAGGATGCCGAGCGGTCCCTGTCACGCGTGCACGCCGAGATCACGCTGGTCGACTGGGACGTGTTCGTCGTCGACCGTGGCTCGGCCAACGGCACCTACGTCCTGCCGCGCAACGGGCAGCAGTGGAAGCGCCTCGTCGCCGACACGCCGGAGAAGATCGCGCCGGGAACACGGATCGCGTTCGGCAAGCGCGTGATGACCTTCGAGTCGCATCACCAGATCAACCAGGCCGCGTCCTGA
- a CDS encoding Glu/Leu/Phe/Val family dehydrogenase, which yields MADLFESATGILDEALQHADVSEDTVERLRHPRSALAVSIPVRMDDGSLRTFQGFRVRYNDVRGPAKGGIRFHPQVSLDEVQTLAFWMTIKCAVVDLPYGGGKGGVIVNPKEMSTAELERLSRGYIDGVHDAIGPDIDIPAPDVYTNAMIMGWMVDQYSIIERGRIPAVITGKPLALGGSLGRDTATADGGFFVTQALRSKVFDSDPPTAAVQGFGNAGMTMAELLHAAGYKVVAVSDSQGGIFKPDGLHIPSVAKTKRESRALKGVYCEGTVCEVVEHDRITNDELLALDVDLLVPAALENAITMDNVDSVKAKMIVELANGPIDPDADHALHDRGVVVVPDVLANAGGVTVSYYEWVQNRQGYAWTAEKVRSRLQERMVTEAERLWGFAEERGVSLRVAAYAQALERIGGAVDATGHKADYAPLSPR from the coding sequence ATGGCTGACTTGTTCGAGAGTGCGACCGGGATCCTGGACGAGGCGCTGCAACACGCCGACGTCAGCGAGGACACGGTCGAGCGGCTGCGCCACCCGCGCAGCGCGCTGGCCGTCTCCATCCCGGTCCGGATGGACGACGGGTCGCTGAGGACGTTCCAGGGGTTCCGGGTCCGCTACAACGACGTCCGCGGCCCGGCCAAGGGCGGCATCCGGTTCCACCCGCAGGTGTCGTTGGACGAGGTCCAGACGCTGGCGTTCTGGATGACGATCAAGTGTGCGGTCGTCGACCTGCCCTATGGCGGCGGCAAGGGTGGGGTGATCGTCAACCCCAAGGAGATGTCGACCGCCGAGCTCGAACGGCTCAGCAGGGGCTACATCGACGGGGTGCACGACGCCATCGGGCCCGACATCGACATCCCGGCCCCCGACGTCTACACCAACGCCATGATCATGGGCTGGATGGTGGACCAGTACTCCATCATCGAGCGGGGTCGCATCCCCGCCGTCATCACCGGCAAGCCGCTGGCGCTGGGTGGCTCCCTCGGCCGCGACACCGCAACTGCCGACGGGGGCTTCTTCGTCACCCAGGCGCTGCGCAGCAAGGTCTTCGACAGCGACCCGCCAACGGCTGCCGTCCAGGGGTTCGGCAACGCCGGCATGACCATGGCCGAGCTGCTGCACGCGGCGGGCTACAAGGTCGTGGCGGTCAGCGACTCACAGGGCGGCATCTTCAAGCCGGACGGCCTGCACATCCCGTCGGTCGCGAAGACCAAGCGCGAGTCGAGGGCCCTCAAGGGCGTCTACTGCGAGGGCACCGTCTGCGAGGTCGTCGAGCACGATCGCATCACCAACGACGAGCTGCTGGCGCTCGACGTCGACCTGCTGGTCCCGGCGGCGCTGGAGAACGCCATCACCATGGACAACGTCGACTCGGTCAAGGCCAAGATGATCGTCGAGCTGGCCAACGGCCCGATCGACCCGGACGCCGACCACGCCCTGCACGACAGGGGAGTCGTCGTGGTGCCCGACGTCCTGGCCAACGCTGGTGGCGTCACCGTGTCGTACTACGAGTGGGTCCAGAACCGGCAGGGGTACGCGTGGACCGCCGAAAAGGTCCGCAGCCGACTCCAGGAACGCATGGTCACCGAGGCCGAACGCCTCTGGGGCTTCGCGGAGGAGAGGGGTGTGTCGCTGCGCGTCGCCGCCTACGCCCAGGCGCTGGAGCGCATCGGCGGTGCGGTCGATGCCACCGGACACAAGGCCGACTACGCCCCGCTCTCGCCCCGCTGA
- a CDS encoding LVIVD repeat-containing protein, with translation MTTFRARLLGSFVALLLAIVTGPVTATAGPLIGTVGPAWFGTSNTNLDLNIPINSGSAGARVVGEQLFVTDQNGLTVYDVSDPSLPVPKGFVSIPQQYYFTEEDVPSNGEIALVGQFGDLTPSIRLNVVDVSLDDNLGGQPTVIGTLSGMDEHTFECARDCTWAYGSAGAIIDLTDPTAPRDAGRWDDAVAAQGYSFGRSTHDVTEVVPGILLTSSNPMFLLDVRTTPETPEVIGVGSFTDNRFVHANLWPYHGDLPANPADPNVEGWEPDWDAFDRFVLVGGETAPLPFACDEGDGAFMTMEWERVDTDTVPDGNADFVEMTFDPANGAGDEYKPSPGTFVDGGSPYSQYCTHWFTTQPGGFHDGGLLAMGWYEYGVRFLEVEDDGQITETGWLIPAGGSTSAAYWVDDDTVLTADYQRGVDVITYDDEVDPDDTEMVTVPGVRFERAIIQRPAFLEDWYTGFGCPLPS, from the coding sequence ATGACCACCTTTCGCGCCCGCCTGCTCGGCAGCTTCGTCGCCCTCCTCCTCGCCATCGTCACCGGGCCGGTGACCGCCACCGCGGGCCCGCTGATCGGGACGGTCGGTCCGGCGTGGTTCGGGACCAGCAACACCAACCTGGACCTGAACATCCCGATCAACTCCGGCTCGGCCGGCGCTCGGGTCGTCGGTGAGCAGCTGTTCGTCACCGACCAGAACGGGTTGACGGTCTACGACGTCAGCGACCCCTCGCTGCCCGTGCCCAAGGGATTCGTCTCGATCCCGCAGCAGTACTACTTCACCGAGGAGGACGTGCCCTCCAACGGCGAGATCGCGCTGGTCGGCCAGTTCGGGGACCTGACACCGTCCATCCGGCTGAACGTCGTCGACGTGTCGCTGGACGACAACCTCGGGGGCCAGCCCACCGTCATCGGCACCCTGTCCGGGATGGACGAGCACACCTTCGAGTGCGCTCGCGACTGCACGTGGGCCTACGGCTCTGCGGGCGCGATCATCGACCTGACCGACCCCACGGCGCCGCGGGACGCCGGCCGGTGGGACGACGCGGTCGCGGCCCAGGGCTACAGCTTCGGCAGGTCCACCCACGACGTCACCGAGGTCGTGCCCGGCATCCTGCTCACCTCCTCCAACCCCATGTTCCTGCTGGACGTGCGCACCACCCCGGAGACACCCGAGGTCATCGGTGTCGGCAGCTTCACCGACAACCGGTTCGTCCACGCCAACCTCTGGCCCTACCACGGGGACCTGCCCGCCAACCCAGCGGACCCCAACGTCGAGGGCTGGGAACCCGACTGGGATGCCTTCGACCGCTTCGTGCTGGTCGGTGGCGAGACCGCGCCCCTGCCGTTCGCCTGCGACGAGGGTGACGGCGCCTTCATGACCATGGAGTGGGAACGCGTCGACACCGACACCGTTCCCGACGGCAACGCGGACTTCGTGGAGATGACCTTCGACCCGGCGAACGGTGCAGGCGACGAGTACAAGCCCAGCCCCGGCACGTTCGTCGACGGCGGCTCGCCCTACAGCCAGTACTGCACCCACTGGTTCACCACCCAGCCGGGGGGCTTCCACGACGGTGGCCTGCTGGCGATGGGCTGGTACGAGTACGGCGTGCGGTTCCTCGAGGTCGAGGACGACGGGCAGATCACCGAGACCGGTTGGCTGATCCCGGCAGGCGGCTCGACGTCCGCGGCTTACTGGGTCGACGACGACACCGTGCTGACCGCGGACTACCAGCGCGGTGTGGACGTCATCACCTACGACGACGAGGTCGACCCCGACGACACCGAGATGGTCACCGTGCCCGGTGTCCGGTTCGAGCGCGCCATCATCCAGCGGCCCGCGTTCCTCGAGGACTGGTACACCGGCTTCGGCTGCCCCCTTCCCAGCTGA
- a CDS encoding NAD kinase has protein sequence MAYPTGPQHASIDPDPDRPPAIPEAIAFVASGAKSAQEAKVELVDRYGNVPPDEAEVIVALGGDGFMLESMHRYMALQTPIFGMNRGTIGFLMNTYEAEELPHRLARGQHQTLRPLRMTANSEGGNRLDAVAFNEVSMLRQERQAAKLRLFINDRERMEELICDGIIVSTAAGSTAYNLSAHGPIIPIGSPLLALTPISAFRPRRWRGALLPSTVKIRVEVNERWKRPVSAVADHNEARNVTDVEIREDPDSYVELVFDADHNLEERILTEQFAFG, from the coding sequence GTGGCCTACCCGACCGGACCCCAGCACGCCTCGATCGATCCCGATCCCGATCGCCCTCCGGCCATCCCCGAGGCGATCGCCTTCGTCGCGTCCGGGGCGAAGTCGGCACAGGAGGCGAAGGTCGAGCTGGTCGACCGCTACGGCAACGTGCCGCCGGACGAGGCCGAGGTCATCGTGGCCCTCGGTGGCGACGGCTTCATGCTGGAGTCCATGCACCGCTACATGGCCCTGCAGACGCCGATCTTCGGCATGAACCGCGGGACCATAGGGTTCCTGATGAACACCTACGAGGCCGAGGAGCTGCCCCATCGGCTGGCCCGCGGACAGCACCAGACCCTCCGTCCGCTGCGCATGACCGCCAACTCCGAGGGCGGCAACCGGCTGGACGCGGTGGCGTTCAACGAGGTGTCGATGCTCCGGCAGGAACGGCAGGCGGCGAAGCTCCGGCTGTTCATCAACGACCGGGAACGCATGGAGGAGCTGATCTGTGACGGGATCATCGTCTCCACGGCGGCCGGGTCCACGGCGTACAACCTGTCCGCGCACGGGCCGATCATCCCGATCGGGTCACCGCTGCTGGCCCTGACCCCGATCAGCGCGTTCCGACCCCGTCGGTGGCGGGGTGCGCTCCTCCCGTCCACGGTGAAGATCCGGGTCGAGGTCAACGAGCGGTGGAAGCGTCCGGTCAGCGCCGTCGCCGACCACAACGAGGCCCGCAACGTGACCGACGTGGAGATCCGCGAGGATCCCGACTCCTACGTGGAGCTCGTGTTCGACGCCGACCACAACCTGGAGGAGCGGATCCTCACCGAGCAGTTCGCGTTCGGCTAG
- a CDS encoding cell wall-binding repeat-containing protein has product MGVTTTHDPARRSGRWSTLPVIGLVCALFLTAAPALAQDRPLEVVRHAGPSRTHTAAEVSRATHGDGSDAVVLARADAYADALAAAPLAAALDAPVLLTGPEALDDAAVEEIQRLGATTALLVGELSATVAGEALDAGITTVRRIRADDGWATLAAVAVEVATTTDATHGLLVEGANDDPQRGWPDALSASGWAAALGVPIFLTTNDALPAATAEAITASGVRTLTVIGGTAAVSDTVLASADALVDGEVDRVAGDSRYDTAIAVARRQLDEQGYTSSIWIASGRGWPDALVAGPAVARAGGVLLLSDPSSLRHSPQTASFVDSQRGFASTAHLVGGTAALSEEVQESIRTGHIPAGEDIPSSPSTAIDGIDMPPAVAARNPAPPIEGALPWSDPATWGGRLPAAGDTVTIPADRAVLLDVQPPVLRGIQVDGTLAVADVDMTIEVDWIVVEGRLAIGTEESPLTRRVDVVLHPREGDEIAGAGFGPIAVQGGTLDIHGHTPDHPWTRLARTAVAGSTRLELQDAPGWAVGDRVVLAATGLDPDEAEERTVVAVSGRTIELDQPLSSTHWGQTDELAGAAVAQHGEVGNLSRNVRIRSADAARATGQGGHVMVFSGSVLHVSGAEFAGLGQSGRLARYPIHFHMMGSASGSYVRGASIHHSFNRCLTIHGSNHVEVRDTVGYETQGHCYFFEDGVEVGNALWCNLGLSTRRPEDGQRILETDDTPATFWVTNPANHLVENAAAGSEGHGFWYDLPAAPTGLSAGVDMDIRQLPFGTFRDNVAHTSGGNGWKRGIGVFVEDYEPPAPAVFEGTVAWKNRSFGMWSEGVETQGAVFAENDIAFLGLDSVLRDSVVVGATSNGGDRTWRQTGVGFYHSASRIEDVTFVNFAERDHPWQHPGAAMEFIAHNNNQVSSVVGARFVNAHPLRVVQQPDDDGSVDDRSAAVRDVDGSISGAPALLSSDHPLMRDAACTWRADLRAHACPASYERIWTLVRDLDGRSLDGAWLTRADGVDGAMDTDDEPERGHIDLLIDRAYRLRTGASTSDHLEIVVSGIVEGHLDLTIPWPHPEAHVYDGWGRWQEVPAVGSLGSASDVGYVFDRAAGLLHVRHTLDDIAEKGTWQRLELCAEAFCGNSSPG; this is encoded by the coding sequence ATGGGTGTGACGACGACACACGACCCTGCACGCCGCTCGGGGAGGTGGTCGACGCTGCCCGTCATCGGGCTCGTCTGCGCCCTGTTCCTGACGGCTGCGCCTGCCCTCGCCCAGGACCGCCCGCTGGAGGTGGTACGCCACGCCGGCCCCTCGCGCACCCACACGGCCGCAGAGGTGTCACGGGCCACCCACGGTGACGGCAGCGATGCGGTCGTCCTGGCCCGGGCCGATGCCTACGCCGACGCGCTGGCCGCGGCACCCCTCGCCGCCGCGCTCGACGCCCCCGTCCTGCTGACCGGCCCGGAGGCCCTCGACGACGCCGCCGTGGAGGAGATCCAGCGGCTCGGGGCCACCACCGCGCTCCTGGTCGGCGAGCTGTCGGCCACGGTGGCGGGTGAGGCCCTCGACGCCGGCATCACCACGGTCAGGCGCATCCGTGCCGACGACGGCTGGGCAACCCTTGCCGCGGTCGCCGTGGAGGTCGCGACGACCACCGACGCAACCCACGGGCTGCTGGTCGAGGGGGCCAACGACGATCCGCAGCGGGGCTGGCCCGACGCGTTGTCGGCGTCGGGCTGGGCTGCCGCCCTCGGGGTCCCGATCTTCCTGACCACCAACGACGCGTTGCCCGCCGCCACGGCAGAGGCCATCACCGCCAGCGGCGTCCGCACCCTGACCGTCATCGGCGGCACCGCTGCGGTGTCCGACACCGTGCTGGCGTCCGCCGACGCCCTGGTCGACGGTGAGGTCGACCGTGTCGCCGGCGACTCGCGCTACGACACCGCCATCGCCGTCGCGCGCCGGCAGCTCGACGAGCAGGGCTACACCTCCTCGATCTGGATCGCATCAGGGCGCGGCTGGCCCGACGCCCTCGTGGCCGGCCCGGCCGTCGCCCGCGCCGGCGGCGTGCTGTTGCTGAGTGACCCCTCGTCCCTGCGCCACTCCCCCCAGACGGCATCGTTCGTGGACAGCCAGCGTGGCTTCGCGTCGACCGCCCACCTCGTCGGTGGCACCGCCGCGCTGTCGGAGGAGGTGCAGGAGTCCATCCGCACCGGCCACATCCCCGCCGGTGAGGACATCCCGTCCTCGCCGTCCACGGCGATCGACGGCATCGACATGCCGCCCGCGGTCGCCGCACGCAACCCCGCGCCCCCGATCGAGGGGGCACTGCCGTGGTCCGACCCGGCCACCTGGGGTGGACGCCTGCCTGCGGCCGGGGACACCGTGACCATCCCGGCGGACCGCGCGGTCCTCCTGGACGTCCAGCCTCCGGTGCTGCGCGGCATCCAGGTCGACGGCACGCTGGCCGTCGCCGACGTGGACATGACCATCGAGGTCGACTGGATCGTGGTCGAGGGCCGGCTGGCCATCGGCACCGAGGAGTCCCCGTTGACCCGCCGGGTCGACGTGGTCCTGCACCCCCGCGAAGGCGACGAGATCGCCGGGGCCGGGTTCGGCCCCATCGCCGTGCAGGGCGGCACGCTGGACATCCACGGACACACCCCCGACCACCCGTGGACGCGGCTTGCCCGGACCGCTGTCGCCGGGTCCACCCGGCTGGAGCTGCAGGACGCCCCCGGCTGGGCCGTCGGCGACCGCGTGGTGCTCGCAGCCACCGGCCTGGACCCCGACGAGGCCGAGGAGCGCACCGTCGTCGCCGTGTCCGGCCGCACGATCGAGCTCGACCAGCCACTGTCGTCCACCCACTGGGGACAGACCGACGAGCTCGCCGGTGCGGCCGTCGCCCAGCACGGCGAGGTCGGCAACCTGTCACGCAACGTCCGCATCCGTTCCGCCGACGCGGCCAGGGCCACCGGCCAGGGCGGCCACGTGATGGTCTTCAGCGGGTCGGTGCTGCACGTCTCCGGCGCGGAGTTCGCCGGGCTCGGCCAGTCGGGCCGGCTCGCCCGGTACCCGATCCACTTCCACATGATGGGCAGCGCCTCGGGCAGCTACGTGCGCGGCGCGTCGATCCACCACTCCTTCAACCGCTGCCTGACCATCCACGGCAGCAACCACGTCGAGGTGCGCGACACCGTCGGGTACGAGACGCAGGGGCACTGCTACTTCTTCGAGGACGGTGTGGAGGTGGGCAACGCCCTGTGGTGCAACCTCGGCCTGTCGACCCGCCGGCCCGAGGACGGCCAGCGGATCCTCGAGACCGACGACACCCCGGCCACGTTCTGGGTCACCAACCCGGCCAACCACCTGGTGGAGAACGCCGCGGCGGGCTCCGAGGGACACGGGTTCTGGTACGACCTCCCGGCTGCGCCCACGGGCCTCAGCGCGGGCGTCGACATGGACATCCGCCAGCTGCCCTTCGGCACGTTCCGCGACAACGTCGCCCACACCTCGGGCGGGAACGGTTGGAAGCGGGGCATCGGCGTGTTCGTGGAGGACTACGAGCCGCCCGCCCCCGCGGTGTTCGAGGGCACCGTCGCATGGAAGAACCGCAGCTTCGGCATGTGGTCGGAAGGCGTGGAGACCCAGGGCGCGGTGTTCGCCGAGAACGACATCGCCTTCCTCGGCCTGGACTCGGTGCTGCGTGACTCCGTCGTCGTCGGCGCCACCTCCAACGGCGGGGACCGCACGTGGCGGCAGACGGGCGTGGGCTTCTACCACTCGGCCTCGCGCATCGAGGACGTGACGTTCGTCAACTTCGCCGAGCGCGACCATCCGTGGCAGCACCCCGGGGCGGCCATGGAGTTCATCGCCCACAACAACAACCAGGTCTCCTCCGTGGTCGGTGCCCGCTTCGTCAACGCCCACCCGCTGCGGGTCGTGCAGCAGCCCGACGACGACGGATCGGTCGACGACCGGTCGGCAGCCGTGCGCGACGTCGACGGGTCGATCTCCGGTGCCCCGGCCCTGCTGTCGTCGGATCACCCGCTGATGCGCGACGCGGCGTGCACCTGGCGAGCGGACCTGCGTGCACACGCCTGTCCGGCGTCATACGAGCGGATCTGGACGCTGGTCCGTGACCTTGACGGCCGGTCGCTGGACGGCGCCTGGTTGACCCGCGCGGACGGGGTGGATGGCGCCATGGACACCGACGACGAGCCCGAACGCGGTCACATCGACCTGCTGATCGACCGGGCCTACCGGCTGCGGACCGGTGCCAGCACGTCGGACCACCTCGAGATCGTCGTGTCCGGCATCGTCGAGGGCCATCTCGACCTCACGATCCCCTGGCCGCACCCGGAGGCCCACGTCTACGACGGCTGGGGCCGCTGGCAGGAGGTCCCCGCCGTTGGGTCACTCGGGTCCGCCAGCGACGTCGGCTACGTCTTCGACCGTGCCGCAGGACTCCTCCACGTCCGCCACACCCTCGACGACATCGCCGAGAAGGGCACCTGGCAACGGCTGGAGCTGTGCGCCGAAGCGTTCTGCGGGAACTCCTCTCCCGGCTAG